A window of Clostridium novyi genomic DNA:
TCATTATCTTCAACTAGTTTACTTGCATATTTAGCAATTAAGTATTTTTCGTCTTTGTGGGTAACTTCCCTTTGTTCAAAAGGAACAGTTAAATTTTTTTCATTATTTAAAGTAATTCCACCATAAACCTTTTTAACGATTCCTCTATTTACCAATACAGTAATATCTCTTCTTATGGTATTTTTTGAAACATTAAAAAGAGAACACAATGTATCTAATGAAGCATGTTCGTTTTGTAATACATAATTCTCGATTTCTTTTATTCTATGAGATTTCATATTTAACCTCCTCAAGTATCTAAATCAATAGATATTATATATGAACATATGAATATTTACAAGTTGTTTTCATAATATATTAATAATATATGCAAAAACATGATTATATTTTGAAAAGTTAATACAAATATAATCAAAATATAATCATAAAGTGGATTTAATTATAAAAATATTGGTAAAAATATATTGACAACGATTAAATGCGGTGCTAAAATTTAATCAAAAGTTAATCAAAAACACAAATGAAACAATGTTGTATTTTGTAATCAAATGTAAAGTTGTGATGTTTTGATTATATTTTTAAAAATTAGGGGGAAATTTCAATGGCACATAAAGTTATTGTTCCAAAAAGAATTGTATATGGTAAGGAAGCACTTAAAGATGCTGGAATTTACCTTAAAGAGTTTGGTAAAAAAGCCTTAATTGTTACTGATGAGATAATGGTTAAAATCGGAAATGTTTCAAGGCTAACAGATATATTAAATGAAAATAATATAAAATATGCAATATATGACAAAGTGAACTCTGAACCAACTGATGTTATGGTTGATAAGGGAATAGATATATATATAAGTGAAAAATGTGATTATTTAATAGGTTTAGGGGGAGGAAGTTCAATTGATACTATGAAGGCAATTGGTGCTATGATAACAAACCCAGGAAAACTATCGGATTATATGGGGAAAATTATAGAAAATTGTCCACCACCACTTGTTGCAGTACCAACAACAGCTGGAACTGGATCAGAAGCAACACAATTTACGATTATTTCAGATACAGTAAATAATGTAAAGATGTTATTAAAAGGACCAAATTTATTACCACAACTTGCAATAGTTGATGCTGAAATGACAATGACAGCTCCAAAAGGAGTTACAGCAGCTACAGGAATAGATGCTTTAACTCATGCAATTGAATCTTATACATCAAGACTTGCTCAACCTTTATCAGATACATTTGCTTTATCAGCAATAAAACGTATTTTTAACAACTTAAGAAAAGCTTATAATGAAGGAAATGACTTTGAAGCTAGAAATCAAATGTCACTTGGTTCATTAGAAGCTGGTATAGCGTTTAATAATGCATCAGTTACAATAATTCATGGAATGAGTAGACCAATAGGAGCATTATTTCATGTACCACATGGAGTTTCAAACGCTATGCTTTTCGTAGAGTGTTTAAAGTTTGCTATTGAAGGAACTCCAGAACGTTTTGCAGATATAGCTAAAGTAATTGGTTCATACAAAGAAGGTATGACTAATATAGAAGCAGCTAAAACAGTTGTTGATGAGATTGGAAAATTATGTTCAGATATAAATATACCAACTTTAAAGGAGTTTGGAATAGATAAAGTAAAATTCTTTGAAAATATTGATAAAATGGCCATTGACGCTTTAGAAAGTGGAAGTCCTAGCAATACAATAAAACAACCAACTAAAGAAGAAATAATAGAAATATATAAAAAATTATGGAGTTAAGTTTTAAAATATAAAAAAGAATAATTGGAAGGGGTTACTGCTATGCCTTTAGTAAATATGGAACAAATTTTAAATAAAGCTGATAAAGAAGGCTATGGAGTAGGCTCCTTTAGTGTTGCGAATATAGAAATGGTTATGGGAGCTATAAAGGCAGCTGAAGAATTAAGTTCACCTTTAATTCTTCAGATTGCTGAAGTAAGATTACTCCATTCACCATTACATATAATAGGACCAGCAATGGTAGCAGCGGCTAAAGAAGCAAAAATACCTGTAGCTGTTCATTTTGATCACGGTATAAATATAGAAACAATTCATCAAGCTCTAGAAATAGGATTTACATCTGTCATGTTTGATGGATCAGATTATCCAATAGAAGAAAATATAAAGAAAACTAAGGAAGTTATAAAACTTGCTGAAAAGTACGGGGCATCAGTTGAAGCTGAAATAGGTCAAGTAGGTGGCAGTGAGGATGGCTCAGTTGATATAGATATAAGATTAACTAGTGTTGAAGATGCAGAGAAATTTTATGATGAAACAGGAGTAAATGCATTAGCTGTAGCCATTGGAAATGCTCATGGAGTCTACAAAGAAGAACCAAAACTTAGAATGGATAGATTAAAAGAAATAGATAAAAGTGTGGATGTACCGTTAGTTCTCCATGGTGGTTCTGGAATCAATGAATACGATTTCAAAAATTGTGTTGATAATGGAATAAGAAAATTAAATGTAGCAACAGCAACATTTAACAACGTTGTAAGAAGAGTAGAGATGTTATTTAATACTAATAAATCAGTAGATTATTTTACTTATCATGATGAAGTTATTGATGCAGCTTATGAGAATGTAAAAAAACATATCATGATATTTGGAAGTCGTAATAGAGCATAATGGTATTAGGAGGATATTCAAAATGAATAATATAAAATTTGATAATTCAAGAAAATATGATGTAATTCCAATAGGAAGAGTAGCAATAGATTTTAACCCAACTGATATTCATAAACCATTAGAAGAAAGCAGAAACTTCAATAAATACGTTGGAGGTTCTCCAGCAAATATAGCTGTTGGACTTGCTAGATTAGGAAAAAAAGTAGGATTTATAGGAAAGGTTTCAAATGATCAATTTGGAAAATTTGTTACTAATTATTTTGAAAATGAAGGAATAGATACTTCACATATAACAATAGCTAAAAATGGTGAATCTTTAGGATTAACTTTTACTGAAATTTTAAGCCCAACTGAAAGCAGTATATTGATGTACAGAAATGGAATAGCTGATCTTATGTTGTCTCCAGAAGATATAGATGAAGA
This region includes:
- a CDS encoding iron-containing alcohol dehydrogenase produces the protein MAHKVIVPKRIVYGKEALKDAGIYLKEFGKKALIVTDEIMVKIGNVSRLTDILNENNIKYAIYDKVNSEPTDVMVDKGIDIYISEKCDYLIGLGGGSSIDTMKAIGAMITNPGKLSDYMGKIIENCPPPLVAVPTTAGTGSEATQFTIISDTVNNVKMLLKGPNLLPQLAIVDAEMTMTAPKGVTAATGIDALTHAIESYTSRLAQPLSDTFALSAIKRIFNNLRKAYNEGNDFEARNQMSLGSLEAGIAFNNASVTIIHGMSRPIGALFHVPHGVSNAMLFVECLKFAIEGTPERFADIAKVIGSYKEGMTNIEAAKTVVDEIGKLCSDINIPTLKEFGIDKVKFFENIDKMAIDALESGSPSNTIKQPTKEEIIEIYKKLWS
- a CDS encoding class II fructose-bisphosphate aldolase: MPLVNMEQILNKADKEGYGVGSFSVANIEMVMGAIKAAEELSSPLILQIAEVRLLHSPLHIIGPAMVAAAKEAKIPVAVHFDHGINIETIHQALEIGFTSVMFDGSDYPIEENIKKTKEVIKLAEKYGASVEAEIGQVGGSEDGSVDIDIRLTSVEDAEKFYDETGVNALAVAIGNAHGVYKEEPKLRMDRLKEIDKSVDVPLVLHGGSGINEYDFKNCVDNGIRKLNVATATFNNVVRRVEMLFNTNKSVDYFTYHDEVIDAAYENVKKHIMIFGSRNRA